One window of Corynebacterium accolens genomic DNA carries:
- a CDS encoding AMIN-like domain-containing (lipo)protein gives MYKARLSLLLAAAAFLTGCSTESADDTTMAASVGNSHINPLGEADMSMKTLRPEAPSQLVVTKVRVGQHDGFERAVFELEGEGSPGWFVDYADNPKQQGSGQPINYAGDTALNVNIDGVVYPFEAGIDEPRIGIVEAPAGGVITQVVNGRTYEGRSQFVIGMNQRKPYSVQVLENPTRLVVDIRS, from the coding sequence ATGTATAAAGCCCGCCTCTCGCTCCTGCTTGCCGCCGCAGCCTTCCTCACCGGCTGCAGCACCGAATCAGCGGATGACACCACCATGGCGGCCTCTGTGGGAAACTCGCACATCAACCCGCTGGGTGAGGCGGATATGAGCATGAAAACGCTGCGCCCCGAGGCCCCTTCGCAGCTCGTGGTGACCAAGGTGCGCGTGGGCCAGCACGATGGTTTTGAGCGCGCCGTCTTCGAGCTCGAGGGCGAGGGTTCCCCGGGCTGGTTCGTGGATTACGCCGATAATCCCAAGCAGCAAGGCTCTGGCCAACCCATTAACTATGCCGGCGATACCGCGCTCAATGTCAATATCGATGGCGTGGTCTATCCGTTTGAGGCAGGCATCGACGAGCCGCGCATTGGCATCGTCGAGGCACCTGCCGGCGGCGTTATTACCCAAGTGGTCAACGGCCGCACCTACGAGGGCCGCAGCCAGTTTGTCATCGGCATGAACCAGCGCAAGCCTTATTCCGTGCAGGTGCTAGAAAATCCCACGCGCCTCGTGGTAGATATTCGCTCCTAA
- a CDS encoding DNA polymerase Y family protein, producing MRVAAVWFPDWPIQAVGQAGPVLIARNHAVLVCDSAARRAGIRRGMRLRQAQAICPEVKVVEANPDKDGAAFAEIAAGLDAVASSVEVLRPGLAIVDAGAALRYHGPEALEMLADATAHAGFDSTLGVADEIATAIIAARHRGVGAVVPEGGSRDFLAAQPVGVLAAEAALGFSAEFVAQLQKLGVRRLGDVAALPFKQVVTRFGQQGKRAHEVAHARADRRVSPEMARPDLSVSSEQSIERVDAAAFVARQLAAQLHVRLAEAEVVCVRLRVVAELATGETVARVWRTHEALTEQATADRVRWQLDGWLTAARSSGKDGAAIVRLVLEPVEVARPQADGLWGGDTSQEQVKRVISRVQSQLGIDRVLQPRAAGGRGVAERIEYVPYGEQRDATPQGSWPGRIPAPLPARLGGGPNHPAARIRLIDAAARDVIVTAEALLSSVPVALGWGAHRYRVIGWAGPWPVDTQWWTEKPQHAARLQIVGQAEREQRQRAWLLVWSEGRWRVEATY from the coding sequence ATGAGGGTGGCCGCGGTGTGGTTTCCGGATTGGCCCATCCAGGCGGTTGGGCAGGCGGGGCCGGTGCTGATCGCGCGCAATCATGCGGTGCTGGTCTGCGATAGCGCGGCGCGCCGGGCCGGCATTCGGCGCGGGATGCGCCTGCGCCAGGCCCAGGCGATTTGCCCTGAGGTAAAGGTGGTGGAGGCGAACCCGGATAAGGACGGCGCGGCCTTCGCGGAGATTGCGGCGGGCTTGGACGCCGTGGCCTCGTCCGTGGAGGTGCTGCGGCCCGGCCTGGCCATCGTGGACGCGGGGGCGGCGCTGCGCTACCACGGGCCGGAGGCGCTGGAGATGCTTGCCGATGCCACCGCGCACGCCGGTTTTGATTCCACCCTCGGCGTGGCAGACGAGATCGCCACGGCCATCATCGCGGCCCGGCACCGCGGGGTAGGCGCGGTGGTGCCGGAGGGCGGGTCCCGGGACTTCTTGGCCGCCCAGCCCGTGGGCGTCTTAGCCGCGGAGGCTGCGCTGGGGTTTTCTGCGGAATTTGTGGCGCAGCTACAGAAATTGGGCGTGCGCCGGTTAGGTGATGTGGCGGCGCTGCCATTTAAGCAGGTGGTTACCCGGTTTGGGCAGCAGGGAAAACGCGCGCACGAGGTGGCGCACGCGCGGGCGGACCGGCGCGTGTCCCCGGAAATGGCGCGGCCCGATCTGTCCGTGAGCAGCGAGCAATCCATCGAGCGCGTGGATGCGGCGGCATTCGTGGCCCGGCAATTGGCCGCGCAGTTGCACGTGCGGTTGGCGGAGGCGGAAGTGGTGTGCGTGCGCCTGCGCGTGGTGGCGGAGCTGGCCACTGGTGAAACCGTGGCCCGGGTATGGCGCACGCACGAGGCGTTGACGGAGCAAGCGACCGCGGACCGGGTGCGCTGGCAGCTGGATGGGTGGCTTACGGCGGCGCGCTCGAGTGGCAAGGACGGCGCCGCGATCGTGCGGCTGGTGCTCGAGCCGGTGGAGGTGGCTAGGCCGCAGGCCGATGGCCTCTGGGGCGGGGATACCTCGCAGGAACAGGTCAAGCGGGTGATTTCGCGCGTGCAATCGCAGCTGGGCATAGACCGCGTCTTGCAGCCGCGGGCCGCCGGTGGCCGTGGGGTGGCCGAGCGCATCGAGTACGTGCCCTATGGGGAGCAGCGCGATGCCACGCCGCAGGGCAGCTGGCCGGGCAGGATTCCCGCACCGCTTCCCGCGCGCCTAGGCGGCGGGCCGAACCACCCGGCCGCGCGCATTCGGCTTATCGATGCCGCCGCGCGGGACGTCATCGTCACCGCTGAGGCCCTTCTATCCTCTGTGCCCGTGGCGCTCGGGTGGGGCGCGCACCGCTACCGCGTTATCGGCTGGGCTGGCCCGTGGCCGGTGGATACGCAGTGGTGGACTGAAAAGCCGCAGCACGCGGCGCGGTTACAAATTGTGGGCCAGGCTGAGCGGGAGCAACGCCAGCGCGCCTGGCTTTTAGTGTGGTCAGAGGGGCGCTGGCGCGTGGAAGCGACGTATTAG